From the Roseiconus lacunae genome, one window contains:
- a CDS encoding N-acyl amino acid synthase FeeM domain-containing protein, translating to MNEPSEEDILRTSPTTSTGAEPAESTDWTAISINAYQNQSLSADVFGRRLDGQSTRPHRRDDATCGGICGTVTLLVPKAEDMTTGRITRLAIDHPDQRLASSPLAYRRVFLEMTSYLHQVAREYQLTHLEAFVHPRHAKLYRRVFNATPIGKPFACEDVAGAPAQLMKADIQHPKTFHPRLRARYAG from the coding sequence ATGAACGAGCCCTCTGAGGAAGACATACTTCGTACGTCGCCGACCACAAGCACCGGTGCCGAACCCGCGGAGTCTACCGACTGGACAGCGATTTCGATCAATGCATATCAAAACCAGTCACTATCAGCCGATGTTTTCGGTCGCAGGTTAGACGGACAAAGCACACGTCCCCATCGCCGTGATGATGCGACCTGCGGAGGCATCTGTGGTACGGTCACATTGCTGGTCCCCAAAGCAGAGGACATGACGACGGGCCGGATCACACGCTTGGCCATCGATCATCCCGATCAGCGGTTAGCGTCAAGCCCGCTCGCTTATCGTCGCGTCTTTCTGGAAATGACAAGCTACCTGCACCAGGTCGCGCGGGAATACCAACTCACTCATCTCGAAGCGTTCGTGCATCCCAGACACGCCAAGCTATACCGGCGAGTCTTCAACGCGACGCCGATTGGAAAACCCTTCGCCTGCGAAGACGTTGCCGGTGCCCCCGCGCAGCTGATGAAAGCCGATATCCAGCACCCCAAGACGTTTCACCCCAGACTGCGTGCACGCTACGCGGGTTGA